GAGGCAGCAAACATCGCAGAGGCAAAGACATTGATTACGGATGTTGATGATCAGACAAATTCGTCGATTATTTTGGCTGCCAAACAACTCGAGCCGGAAATTGAAATTATCAGTTCCGTAGCAGACAGTGAAATCGCATCTCAGCATCAATTCGCTGGCGCTGATCGTGTAATAAAGGCAAAACAAATCCTTGGAGAAAGTCTCGCGTCTAAGGCAACAACATTCTATGCAGAAGAGCTTCGCGATTCAATCGAAGTTGAGTCAGAGATTGATGTGCTTGAGGTCCTTGTCGAGCCAAACAGCCAGTTGGTTGGACAATCAATCAGAGATGCAGAAGTGTTCGGAAGCGGTAGACTGACTGTTGTCGGGCTCTGGCACAATGGCCGATTTGTCGTCACACCGCATCCATCCACAACTATTCGGGAGAACATGATCCTATTAGTTGTCGGAGACCAAGGCCAAATTGCAGAACAACAGCTAGATCCAGTCCCGGCCCCTCGAGGTGAAATTTCATCAGTTGCCATATGTGGATATGGATTTGTCGGACAGACCGTAGAGGCAGAGCTAGAGCGAGCAGGGATTGATGTAACAACAATAGATATCGATCCATCGCTTGATACAGATGTTACTGGAGACGTGTCAAAGGAGAGAACCTGGGACAAGATTAACGTGGATGACATCGATGCTGTCGTGTTGGTTTTGAGTAACGACACGGCTATGATTGCAACCGCGTTGTTGCTTGAGGAACTACTGCCAGAAGTTGAAGTAACCGCTCGGGCAAACGATCCTAACAATATCTGGAAGTTGTACAGTGCGGGAGCGGAGTATGTCCTGTCGTTGCCAACGATTACCGGTGAGATAATCGCTGACCGAGTTTTACCAGAAGAGGGACTCATTACACCTGAAACAGGATTCGAATTTGGTCGGATAACAGCACCAAAACTTGCTGGGAAGACACTACGAGAGGTGGATATTCGACGTCAAACAAACTGTACAGTCGTTGCTGTCGAGCGAGAAGGTAAGTTGATTACGGAAGTTGATCCATCGATGAGAATCCAAGAAGATGATATACTTGTTGCCGTGGGAGATAGCAGTGCAATCAAAAAGTTGCGGGAATTTACTGAGCAGCCACCAAAGTCTCTTATGAAGGAATAGACCCCGGAAAGAAGAATTTTGATAGAGAGGCATTTGGGTAGCATTGTCGACGGCCTCGAGGGCGAGCTTCGAGGCACTTGGCCTGCCACGCCTGTAGATGTGGGCTGGACCTTCTAACCGTTGTCAGTACCACAAGTTTGTTTTTCAGTCCAGAGCACGCCACAATCCCAGTGTCGAATATTGAACTGTTTGTACATTCAACAACTGCTAAGAAAATGTGTGCAACTTTCTTTTCGGTAGAAGTCGGAAGCGTTTTTTACGCCCTTACCGTCATTGTAAATGTGGGTTCGTGGTCTAGTGGTTATGACGCGGCCCTTACAAGGCCGAGATCGGCGGTTCGAATCCGCCCGAACCCATAGAATTTTTCAGAGGACAATCGTACA
This portion of the Salinarchaeum sp. IM2453 genome encodes:
- a CDS encoding TrkA family potassium uptake protein, with product MNIFGTSLRERLMYFAGLFIGTIILYTIIYHWLLLTFEPSVHEKAYHDSLQKVVETLTTAGFGGDTDNWTTPQVNLFVVLMNLTGVALVFLGIPAFAVPLLQEAIKEQVPTSTDEADHVIICSEVPSGRVLWEHFESADMPYVFVHDDRETVRRLAQNEINVIHGDPTQLETLEAANIAEAKTLITDVDDQTNSSIILAAKQLEPEIEIISSVADSEIASQHQFAGADRVIKAKQILGESLASKATTFYAEELRDSIEVESEIDVLEVLVEPNSQLVGQSIRDAEVFGSGRLTVVGLWHNGRFVVTPHPSTTIRENMILLVVGDQGQIAEQQLDPVPAPRGEISSVAICGYGFVGQTVEAELERAGIDVTTIDIDPSLDTDVTGDVSKERTWDKINVDDIDAVVLVLSNDTAMIATALLLEELLPEVEVTARANDPNNIWKLYSAGAEYVLSLPTITGEIIADRVLPEEGLITPETGFEFGRITAPKLAGKTLREVDIRRQTNCTVVAVEREGKLITEVDPSMRIQEDDILVAVGDSSAIKKLREFTEQPPKSLMKE